ACCTTCTCGAAATACTGCAGGCCTTTGAGGCGCGACTCGCTCAGCTTGACGGCCACCATGTCGAACGGTTCCCCCGGGGCCACCGCCAGTTCGCGCCGGATCACGCGGTCCTTGGTCTTGGTGTTGCCGCGGATGTCGATTTTTTCGATGAACACCTTCTGGCCCTCGTTGATGATGTACTCGAGGTCCATGGTGTTGCTCTCGGTGTTGGGGATGCGCCGGACGCGCAGGTTGGGCGAACTGCTGTTGACGTCAATGTACCCCTGGGCGCCGTAGAAATTCTCGATGGCCACCAGGTTGTTGGACATGCCGGCCGGGGTGAAGATCTCGCCGGGCTTCATGGTGAAGGCCCGGTGGAAGGCGCGCGTGTCGTACCACAGGCGTCGGGCTTCCGGGTCCGGGGGCGGTTTGGATTCCGGTTTGTAGTCGGGGGCGACCGCGTTGGTCGGTAGCAGGGTCGCACCCTGGAACCGCACGCTGCCCACCTTGTAGGGTTCGCCTTCAAAGAGCTCGAACCGGACGATCATGCGGTCCGGTCTCGGGTACTCGAGCTTGACGTCCTTGATCTCGAAATCGATGTAGCCGTGTTGCCGGTAGTATTCCGCCAGTCGTTCGCGGTCCTCATCCAGTTCCTCGTCCTTGAAATATCCACTGCCCGTCAGCCAGGAGAACATCCAGTGCCGCCGCGTTTTGATCACCTGGGCCAGTCCCTTGCGCGTGGGCCGGAACAGCCGCCCCCAGAAACTGACCCGCTCCGGAAACGCCCGGGCGCCCACGAATTCGACCCGCTCGATCTTGATCTTGGGGCTTTCCTGGATTTCGAATGTGACCGAGGCACGGCCCGCCGCCTCGTCCATGCTCACCACGTACTGCACCCGGGTGTTGGGGTAGCCCTTGCTCTGGTAGAGTTTTTGGATCTCCTGGCTGTCGGTGAAGAGCTTCCGCTCGATCAACGGCTGGCCGACCTGCGAACTGATGCGCTTGCGCAGGCGCGCGTCGCTGAATTTGGTGTTGCCCCGGAAGCGGATCTCGGTCAGGCGCGGGTTGCCCTGGACGATGTACGTGAGCACGATCCCCTCGTCCGTGCGATCGGCGGTGACGCGGATGTTGTAGAACTGGCCCGTGCCGTAGAGGCTGCGGATATCCTCGTCCACGGCGGCCGGCCGGTACACGTCCCCCGGTTTGACCCGGATGTGGGCCCGCAGCAGCGCGTCGCTCACGGCCGGCGGCCCCACATGACGCACGTCCACCCGCACCACCTTGAGTTCCTGCTGCCCGAACGGCGCCAGCTGCGCCCCCACCGGACCGGTCAGGCCGAACCAGCACAACAACACCAGAATTCCCAGAAAACGATGATGCATGGTCAGGGTGCAGGGGGCAGATCCTCGGCCTCCACCTTGGCCACGCTCTCGAACCGTGTGTACGGACGCAGGAACACGAGATCGATTTCTCCGGTGGGACCGTTTCGTTGTTTGGCGATGTAAAGCTTCACCGGGATGGCCTCCTGGTCGAAATCGCGGGCCGGATCGTCCTCCTCACGACCCTTCGTGTCGCGGTACAGCAGGGCCACCACGTCGGCATCCTGTTCAATCGCCCCCGATTCACGCAAATCCGACAAACGCGGCGCCTCGCCGGCCCCGCGCTTTTCCACGTCCCGGTTCAACTGGCTCAGCACGATGACCGGCACGTTGAGTTCCTTGGCCAGCGCTTTGACGCCGTTGGAAATGTCGGCAATCTCCTGCTGGCGGTTCTCCGCCCGGCGCGACGTCGAATGCAGCAGTTGCAGGTAGTCGATCACGAACAGCCGGATGCCGTGTTGCTGCGCCATCCGGCGCGCCCGGGCACGCAACTGCAGGATCGAAAGGCCCGAGGTGTCGTCAATGTACAGTGGTGCCCCCGCCAGTTTCCCCGCCGCCGTCGTCAGCTTCGGAAAATCCCGCTCCGCCAGAAAACCCTCCCGCAAATTCCGCAGGTTCACCCGCGCCCGCGAACACAACAACCGCATCGCAAGCGATGCGGCGGTCATTTCCAGGCTGAACACCGCCACCGGCAGGCGCAGGTCCACGGCCACATGCTCGGCAATGTTCATCGCCAGCGAGGTCTTGCCCACGCTGGGCCGCGCCGCAATCACGATCATTTCCCCGCCGTGCAACCCTGTCGTCAGCCGGTCCAGGTCCGGAAACCCGGTCGGCAGCCCGCTCAACATCCCCTTCTGCGTGTACAGCTTCTCGATGGTGCTGATGGCCTCCCGCACCAGATCGCGGATCGGGATCGTTCCACCCTCCACCCGCTCCTCGCTGATGCGCAGGATGTCGCGCTCCACCTCGTCGAGCAGCTCCTCCACGTTGCCCTCGTACTCGAACACGCGGCCGATCACCCCCGTGCACGTCTGGATGAGCCGGCGCAACAGGTACTTCTCGTAAACAATGTTGGCGTAGTAGGCGAGGTTGGCCGCCGAGGGCACCGCGTCGGGCAGGGACGCCAGGTAGGCCAGCCCGCCGGCCATTTCCAGCCGGTTGACCGGCGTGCCGTGCCGACCGTCATCCCACGGAGGCGCATCCTTCAACCGTTGCTGCAGCGTGATCAGGTCAATCGGCTCACGCTGCTCGAACATCTCGATCAACGTACGGTAGATGATCTGGTGGCGCGGATCGTAAAAGACCTCCGGCTGCCCCTTCAGCAACTCCAGGCTCTCGCCCATGCAGGGATTGGGCGACAACAAGATGCAACCCAACACCCCGCGCTCCGCCTCCAGAGAATGCGGCGGAAGCCGGTCCGCAGATGGCAACGCCGGCGCAGACCCGCGCCGACCCGCCCGCGGCTTCTTCAAATCCGCTCCCACTGTGCCCGGTTCACTCATGCCTCGGCCCGACACCGCTGCGGCCGTTCCGTGCCTTCAGCCGGGAACGCACCGCCGGCCGGGTATTCAACCGTACCCTCTCAACCCGGACAAGGAGAGATTGCAAACCCCGGCCGCTCCTGAATCCATAGCCAGCAATTGGGGCGGCGTGCCAAAGGGTGTTTTCGAATCGGAGGAGTCTCTAAACGAGACCTGGGGGGCTCTGGGGCCCATCGGGGAGGGGTCGTCCGGGCGCCGGAAGGGCCAGAGGGCCGTGCCAGGGTGGTTTTTTCCCAGATGCGGGCATGCTCCGCCCTGGCCGCCAGGGGCGGTCGGCACGCGCGGGGTTCGGGCCGTTGGCTCCAGTTTAGCCGGAGGGCACCGCCGCTTCCACCGCCACGGCCCGCCACCAGCGCGCTTGCCACTGGTGCCACCAGTCCAGCCAGCTGACCGCCACTTCCACCCGCGCCACCAGCCGCCGCGCGTGCCGCACCACTGTGGCCGGCAGTCGTACCATCTGTTTGAGCAGCGTGGGCACGGTCCAGCCCTGGCACTCGTCGGGCAGGCAAAGCAGCTGCACGGCTTTCATCAGGTTGTAGGCCAGCGCCGCAATCGCGTAGAACATCCGGTTGGCCACCAGGCTGGCGCAGGGCGGAGGGTGCAGGTCCAGCCCCCGCAGCACTTCCTTGAAGAGTTGTTCCTTGACGCCTTTCAACCGATGCCGCGCCATCACCGCCCCCGCGTCGGTCCGGCGCGGGTCGTGCGCCACAAAGGCGTAACACCAGAACATCTCGTCGTCCTTCTTCCACCGCGCCACCGCCAGCGGGAAAGTGAAGTCGCTGCCGGCCACGGTGTGCCGGATGCCGGCGTACTGCTCGGTCACTTCCACCCCGTCGCGCCAGCGCAAGTGCCGGGCCGGGGCACCCCAGCCCGGCAACGCCAACCAACGGCCCTGAGATTCGGCCCCGTGGCAGAGGTACTCACCGACCACGGTGGCGTTCTGGAGGCAGGGATGGGCGCCGAGCTCGGCGTTCCAGCGGGGGCGTTCGGCCCGGGTGATGGGGCGCACGACCAGGTGCTGGAGCGGCTGTTGTTCGGGGGCCTTGGGCAGTGGCAGCGGTGGCGGCATGCCAGGAAAAGTGCTGGGGGAGGGGGAGTGTCCAGTCTTCTTAGTGCCCTCCTCAAGCCCCCTCGTCCCCCAGCCGCCTTCTTGAATCAGCGCTGGCTGAATCACCGTGGAGGTGATGTTCCTTCCGGCATTTTTCCACGTTCTCCTCTTTTTAAGCTCAACGCCAAGGCTTGGGTGACGCACAAAAAACTTGCCTCGGTCACCAGGCAGGTGGTAAGGTCTGGTGCCATAGAGCCAGTGCTTATGCACAAAGGCGCCGACAACTTTGCGGTAGCTCTGGCTACCAAGCTTCCTTCGGAAACAGCCATTGCTTCGTGGGACAACCGCCAGGCCCCGCCATATCGGCGCGGCCTCTCTGCATATCTCACAGGCGGTTGGCTGTGCCCTCAGGCAAACGTGTGCAGATCGGTGCCATTTCCCTTCCGGAGGAGCACCAAAGCAACCAAAAAAGACGAGGATGACCACGCAACGCCATGGGATCGCGACCGTTGTGAGAGCGGGCCATACCTCCTCGATCACGCGTATCCTCAGCTGATGGATTACCATCGGGATGTGCGGCGGCGGTGTGACAACAACGAGCCGACGGCCCTCCTTCTTGCGTACGCGCTCGGCAATCTGACCGATGCATTTGCCGGAGGTTTCCAGGTAATCGGCGCATGGCAAACCTACTGGCTGCTGCTGAGCAACTTTGACGGTTACGAATCAAGCTGTTGGTAATAGAAAATTATCGATGACCCGCCCCGATCGTTCGCGATCGGGGCGGGCCCAATACCCCGACTATGAAAGATGACAACAGCTCCTGGGTGGATAC
The nucleotide sequence above comes from Limisphaera ngatamarikiensis. Encoded proteins:
- the bamA gene encoding outer membrane protein assembly factor BamA, with the protein product MHHRFLGILVLLCWFGLTGPVGAQLAPFGQQELKVVRVDVRHVGPPAVSDALLRAHIRVKPGDVYRPAAVDEDIRSLYGTGQFYNIRVTADRTDEGIVLTYIVQGNPRLTEIRFRGNTKFSDARLRKRISSQVGQPLIERKLFTDSQEIQKLYQSKGYPNTRVQYVVSMDEAAGRASVTFEIQESPKIKIERVEFVGARAFPERVSFWGRLFRPTRKGLAQVIKTRRHWMFSWLTGSGYFKDEELDEDRERLAEYYRQHGYIDFEIKDVKLEYPRPDRMIVRFELFEGEPYKVGSVRFQGATLLPTNAVAPDYKPESKPPPDPEARRLWYDTRAFHRAFTMKPGEIFTPAGMSNNLVAIENFYGAQGYIDVNSSSPNLRVRRIPNTESNTMDLEYIINEGQKVFIEKIDIRGNTKTKDRVIRRELAVAPGEPFDMVAVKLSESRLKGLQYFEKVELKPEPTDIPTRRNLLVAVEEKSTGNITLGAGFSSVDALVGFVEFSQGNFDLFHPPTFSGGGQKFRLRLQVGTKRQDYVLSFVEPWLFGRKLSFSVDLYHRDLTYQSLGGLYDERRTGISLGLRRTLWSDFFIGGINYTLENVGIDLDPGLHPTRWVREPLPGRGDLIRLDPANAPSALFAEEGDTLVSRIGLSLAYDSRNSTLLPSRGQRIELYGDVAGPWPGEKNYWRTELRTAWYYPGLFEGHIIEILGRLGVADTWGDTRVVPFYDRFYLGGLYSLRGFRYREVSPREPGFSEPVGGYSYWLGSIEYSIPVIQRLRFAFFYDVGNVMADTFNFDFANRSDNWGVGIRLDLPIGPLRLDYGIPINYDKRYSSGRPRFQFGVGYTREF
- a CDS encoding transposase: MPPPLPLPKAPEQQPLQHLVVRPITRAERPRWNAELGAHPCLQNATVVGEYLCHGAESQGRWLALPGWGAPARHLRWRDGVEVTEQYAGIRHTVAGSDFTFPLAVARWKKDDEMFWCYAFVAHDPRRTDAGAVMARHRLKGVKEQLFKEVLRGLDLHPPPCASLVANRMFYAIAALAYNLMKAVQLLCLPDECQGWTVPTLLKQMVRLPATVVRHARRLVARVEVAVSWLDWWHQWQARWWRAVAVEAAVPSG
- the dnaB gene encoding replicative DNA helicase, with product MSEPGTVGADLKKPRAGRRGSAPALPSADRLPPHSLEAERGVLGCILLSPNPCMGESLELLKGQPEVFYDPRHQIIYRTLIEMFEQREPIDLITLQQRLKDAPPWDDGRHGTPVNRLEMAGGLAYLASLPDAVPSAANLAYYANIVYEKYLLRRLIQTCTGVIGRVFEYEGNVEELLDEVERDILRISEERVEGGTIPIRDLVREAISTIEKLYTQKGMLSGLPTGFPDLDRLTTGLHGGEMIVIAARPSVGKTSLAMNIAEHVAVDLRLPVAVFSLEMTAASLAMRLLCSRARVNLRNLREGFLAERDFPKLTTAAGKLAGAPLYIDDTSGLSILQLRARARRMAQQHGIRLFVIDYLQLLHSTSRRAENRQQEIADISNGVKALAKELNVPVIVLSQLNRDVEKRGAGEAPRLSDLRESGAIEQDADVVALLYRDTKGREEDDPARDFDQEAIPVKLYIAKQRNGPTGEIDLVFLRPYTRFESVAKVEAEDLPPAP